Proteins encoded by one window of uncultured Draconibacterium sp.:
- a CDS encoding family 78 glycoside hydrolase catalytic domain has protein sequence MNLLNGFQKTYLNYAAIILVAITTLFGCSSNQNTVNNLTVEYTTTPLGIDVKQPRFAWQMQAPKGVRGMSQTAYKIEVKNSSGDEVWNSGKVSRSTALAIKYEGEKLQPKTRYNWTVSVWDNNGEEHSASSWFETGLMNPNISAWEGAQWIGGGDDDLVFCADYQLIFRMKYGLTIGEGSSKAALVYGANDMRLMDKYKNIYQLENKENESYIKLELDVSDVNGSANGLAKFNVYRAGYAPDDNPDVPFKTFNIKSTVINSGNKYAKHNIEFKSTFGQITVSIDDNDEFFVKEEADEPQDGRAAFRRRNSGASVNLNPVGSGGNYIPFGMVCDMGFAMDAGQKASFSDVEVFNDRMPNNTLFKEDMSGSYNGIFAGGVEVINNAYVVDGGADGTFIVADPSRNSTPMLRTEFTAAKKVEAARLYVTARGIYEVFINGGKVSDDYYNPGQTQYNKSHFYQTYDVTEMIQSGENAMGAMLAEGWWSGLLSFGSIWNHFGDRQSLLAKLEISYADGTNELITSNDTDWKYYSEGPIKYSSLDLGEIYDATKEATIDGWSTVGFDDSNWQQANEVTLEGTSFSGEEREFTGAVTYFNYDDFNLIGQIGNNAGEYKKLVAKSVEEVRPGVYVYDMGQNFVGVPKITLANGTAGDTMVLRVAEILYPDLPESGDNVGMIMTENYRAALCQDIYIMKDGAQVFQPKFTSRGYQLIEITGIDEPLPLEAVEGVAISSILDLTAEYNTSNSKVNQLWSNLCWSNVDNFLTIPTDCPQRNERMGWSGDISVFSRTATYVSNSNQFLRRHMFAMRNVQKESGKFTDVAPIGGGFGGVLWGSAGITVPWEAYQQYNDVAMLEEHYDAMVAYIDYLETTLDPETGITSDGQLGDWLGPQNNALGTPYLTTAYHVFDLYIMKNVAEVLGKEEDASRFEEMYQERKAFFNKTFINEEGKTLGLVGGGRGFGPVGPAKPEFKLADTQTSYAVGLALGAFDDKVISEMAENLATTIERRNTDDDGVLRPQYSLMTGFIGTAWVSKALSDNGYIEQAYKLLQNNQYPSWLYSIDQGATSIWERLNGYTVENGFGGNNSMNSFNHYSFGAVGQWMMAYSLGIQRDEPGFQKFILQPTPDPTGEMTWAEGYYDSMYGKIYSKWEVKDGQLTYACSVPANTSATLYLPAASASNIIDSDGCEPVGFENGKASFELKSGSYKFIVSTE, from the coding sequence ATGAATCTTCTCAACGGATTTCAAAAAACTTATCTAAATTACGCAGCAATTATTTTGGTGGCAATTACAACCTTATTCGGGTGTAGTAGTAACCAAAATACAGTTAACAATTTAACTGTTGAATACACCACAACACCTTTAGGAATTGATGTAAAACAACCGCGTTTTGCCTGGCAAATGCAAGCCCCGAAAGGCGTTCGCGGAATGTCCCAAACGGCTTACAAGATTGAAGTAAAAAATTCATCAGGTGATGAGGTCTGGAATTCGGGTAAAGTAAGCCGCAGCACTGCCCTTGCCATTAAATATGAAGGAGAAAAACTTCAGCCCAAAACACGTTACAACTGGACAGTTAGCGTTTGGGATAACAACGGAGAAGAGCATTCAGCTTCATCGTGGTTTGAAACCGGACTGATGAATCCGAACATTTCAGCCTGGGAAGGTGCCCAATGGATTGGCGGCGGAGATGATGACCTCGTATTCTGCGCCGATTATCAGCTGATATTCAGAATGAAATACGGACTTACCATTGGTGAAGGCAGCTCAAAAGCTGCATTGGTTTACGGAGCCAACGATATGCGGCTAATGGATAAATACAAAAATATTTACCAGCTCGAAAACAAAGAAAATGAGAGTTACATTAAACTTGAGCTAGATGTTTCTGACGTGAACGGTTCAGCAAATGGATTGGCAAAGTTCAATGTATATCGTGCTGGTTATGCGCCGGATGATAATCCAGATGTACCTTTCAAAACATTCAATATAAAATCAACAGTAATCAATTCGGGAAATAAATACGCCAAACACAACATTGAATTTAAAAGTACATTCGGTCAAATTACAGTCAGTATTGACGATAACGATGAATTTTTTGTAAAAGAAGAAGCAGATGAACCACAGGATGGAAGAGCAGCATTTAGGCGACGTAATAGTGGGGCATCGGTAAATTTAAATCCTGTTGGATCAGGTGGAAATTACATTCCTTTTGGTATGGTATGCGATATGGGTTTTGCAATGGATGCCGGACAAAAAGCAAGCTTTTCAGATGTTGAGGTTTTTAACGATCGTATGCCCAATAATACGCTCTTCAAAGAAGATATGTCGGGCAGTTACAACGGTATTTTTGCGGGTGGTGTTGAAGTTATAAACAATGCCTACGTTGTTGACGGAGGCGCTGATGGAACTTTCATTGTTGCTGATCCGAGCCGGAATTCAACACCCATGTTGCGCACTGAATTTACTGCGGCTAAAAAAGTTGAAGCAGCACGTTTATACGTTACGGCGAGGGGGATTTACGAAGTATTTATCAATGGCGGGAAAGTTAGCGACGACTACTACAATCCGGGACAAACGCAGTACAATAAATCGCATTTTTATCAAACCTACGACGTAACTGAAATGATCCAAAGCGGCGAGAATGCCATGGGTGCCATGTTAGCCGAAGGTTGGTGGAGTGGTTTGCTTAGTTTCGGTTCAATCTGGAATCACTTTGGCGACCGCCAGTCTTTGCTGGCCAAGCTTGAAATTAGCTACGCTGACGGAACAAATGAGCTGATCACTTCGAATGATACAGATTGGAAATATTACAGTGAAGGCCCGATCAAATACAGTAGTTTAGACCTTGGCGAAATATACGATGCAACAAAAGAAGCTACTATTGATGGCTGGTCAACCGTCGGTTTCGATGATTCAAACTGGCAACAGGCCAATGAAGTTACGCTCGAAGGAACATCGTTCTCAGGAGAAGAACGCGAGTTTACCGGTGCGGTGACCTACTTTAACTACGATGATTTTAATCTTATTGGTCAGATTGGGAACAATGCAGGAGAGTACAAAAAACTGGTTGCCAAAAGTGTAGAAGAGGTTCGCCCGGGCGTTTATGTTTACGACATGGGCCAAAACTTTGTTGGGGTTCCAAAAATTACCCTGGCCAACGGAACTGCGGGAGATACAATGGTATTACGTGTTGCCGAAATACTTTACCCCGATCTGCCTGAATCAGGAGACAACGTTGGAATGATAATGACGGAAAATTACCGGGCAGCTCTTTGTCAGGACATTTATATTATGAAAGACGGCGCACAGGTTTTCCAACCCAAATTTACTTCTCGTGGTTACCAGCTTATCGAAATCACCGGTATCGATGAGCCGCTTCCGCTGGAGGCAGTTGAAGGTGTTGCTATCAGTTCCATTTTAGATCTTACTGCAGAATACAACACTTCAAATTCTAAAGTAAATCAACTATGGTCGAATCTGTGCTGGTCGAACGTAGATAACTTCCTAACCATACCAACCGATTGCCCACAACGTAACGAACGAATGGGTTGGTCAGGTGATATTTCCGTATTTTCACGCACTGCTACTTATGTTTCCAATTCTAATCAATTCCTGCGCCGACACATGTTTGCTATGCGGAATGTACAAAAGGAAAGCGGAAAATTCACCGATGTAGCACCAATTGGCGGTGGTTTTGGTGGTGTACTTTGGGGAAGTGCAGGAATTACTGTTCCGTGGGAAGCATATCAACAATATAACGATGTAGCCATGTTGGAAGAGCATTACGATGCAATGGTTGCCTATATCGATTACCTCGAAACAACCTTAGATCCGGAAACCGGAATAACCAGCGACGGACAGTTGGGTGACTGGCTGGGACCTCAAAATAATGCACTTGGGACGCCTTACCTGACAACTGCTTATCATGTGTTTGATTTATATATCATGAAAAACGTAGCTGAGGTTTTAGGAAAAGAAGAAGATGCTTCCCGTTTTGAGGAAATGTATCAGGAGCGAAAAGCTTTCTTCAATAAAACCTTTATCAACGAAGAGGGCAAAACCTTGGGACTCGTAGGCGGAGGTCGTGGTTTTGGCCCCGTGGGACCTGCAAAACCAGAATTTAAGCTTGCCGATACACAAACATCGTACGCAGTTGGTTTAGCCTTGGGAGCTTTTGATGATAAAGTAATTTCAGAAATGGCTGAAAACCTGGCCACAACAATCGAGCGACGAAATACAGATGATGATGGTGTGCTCCGTCCTCAATATTCATTAATGACCGGTTTTATTGGTACTGCCTGGGTAAGCAAAGCCCTTTCTGATAACGGTTATATCGAACAAGCCTATAAATTGCTGCAAAATAATCAGTACCCATCGTGGTTGTATTCCATCGATCAGGGAGCAACATCTATTTGGGAGCGCCTGAATGGTTACACGGTTGAAAACGGTTTTGGCGGAAACAACAGTATGAACTCATTTAACCACTATTCGTTTGGAGCCGTTGGGCAATGGATGATGGCGTATTCACTGGGTATTCAACGCGATGAACCGGGATTTCAAAAATTCATTCTGCAACCAACACCCGATCCAACTGGTGAAATGACATGGGCTGAAGGTTATTACGACTCGATGTATGGAAAAATATACAGCAAATGGGAAGTTAAAGATGGTCAATTAACTTACGCGTGTTCAGTTCCGGCAAACACTTCGGCTACCTTGTATTTGCCTGCAGCGTCTGCAAGCAATATTATCGATTCGGATGGCTGTGAACCTGTTGGCTTTGAAAATGGGAAAGCCTCTTTTGAATTAAAATCGGGGAGTTACAAGTTTATCGTTTCCACTGAATAA
- a CDS encoding glycoside hydrolase family 3 N-terminal domain-containing protein gives MNLLKKQVLSLKSLLFAGLFVSVFTLFLGCNKPVNYPLTTETLGAGNVKWTETQTPDGWMLVTNEEGTSLGYSKKSGLQLLQVDGFAFKDLNRNEMLDMFEDWRLDFETRAKAMVNEISVEKMMGMKMNPFGGWMVNADSLDHIIKESLDLGHRQLRAPRGGANDSKTKVNWNNMVQEYIEGLEDMVCLPAVWIDDPRSGDVSSWPSNLGLAATFDPEIGAQYGRMMSKEWRAMGISMQVATQMDLATEPRWKRIPGTFGEDPALSMDMARAILNGWQSTYDEDGNDLGWGKHSVNNQMKHFPGDGAAEGGRESHTRDGAYNVFPGGQFFTHTLPFLACMDLPGKTKTVSAAMTNYSIGIEADGSPVGGERLATSYSTYKINHLLRDKYNWDGYILTDFGILTSKNYGVEDLSSVEKRLAVLQAGCDAFGGEGGEGQASIDLAMEAYELGVTELGQTEMDEIMKKSTERILRTHFNIGIVDNPYLDFKEAESTFMKPEHIEAGHQAHLKSIVMLKNSDGIIHKATQRAKKPKVYIPRVFVPATGGWTRTPASADPGFDLEAAEKYYDAVTDALAETYSGPVDREGNPTLSQNDIIRASKQEIANCDFAIVRISNPKNGNPTFMESGGMRDGPGSESSITDRKEYTYLPISLQYRPYIANSESVRKVSLGGDMIEVKENSIKKVVKENRSYFGKTGIITNEPHLNLVLNTAAVAKKTIVVLDMSNPMVFTEFESEIDAILVGFGGNRAANVPDNAFLEIISGQLEPSGLLPLQMPANMETVEAQFEDVPRDMECHVDSEGNRYDFAFGLNWSGVIKDARTAKYDVAPIIGETPFKN, from the coding sequence ATGAACCTGTTAAAAAAACAAGTTTTATCTCTAAAAAGTCTGTTGTTTGCGGGATTGTTCGTAAGCGTATTTACCTTGTTTTTGGGCTGTAATAAACCGGTAAATTATCCACTTACCACTGAAACTCTGGGAGCGGGAAACGTTAAATGGACTGAAACACAGACTCCCGACGGCTGGATGCTGGTAACAAACGAAGAGGGAACTTCCCTTGGTTATTCAAAAAAATCGGGACTTCAGTTATTACAGGTTGACGGCTTTGCATTTAAAGACCTGAACCGCAATGAAATGCTTGATATGTTTGAAGACTGGCGCCTGGACTTTGAGACTAGAGCAAAAGCCATGGTGAATGAAATTTCGGTGGAAAAAATGATGGGGATGAAAATGAATCCATTTGGTGGTTGGATGGTTAATGCAGATTCGCTGGACCATATTATTAAAGAATCGCTGGACCTGGGCCACCGGCAATTGCGGGCACCACGAGGCGGTGCAAACGATTCAAAAACAAAGGTAAACTGGAACAACATGGTACAGGAATACATTGAAGGTCTTGAGGATATGGTTTGTTTACCTGCAGTCTGGATAGACGATCCCCGGTCTGGTGATGTAAGCAGCTGGCCGAGTAACCTTGGTTTAGCAGCTACATTCGATCCGGAAATCGGAGCTCAATATGGTAGAATGATGTCGAAAGAATGGCGTGCTATGGGAATATCTATGCAGGTGGCCACACAAATGGATCTTGCGACTGAACCACGCTGGAAACGAATTCCCGGAACATTTGGCGAAGATCCTGCCTTGTCGATGGATATGGCCAGAGCGATACTAAACGGTTGGCAATCGACCTACGATGAAGATGGAAATGATTTGGGCTGGGGCAAACACAGCGTAAATAACCAAATGAAACACTTTCCGGGAGACGGTGCTGCCGAAGGTGGGCGCGAATCACATACACGCGATGGGGCTTATAATGTATTTCCCGGCGGTCAGTTTTTTACGCACACATTGCCATTTCTTGCCTGCATGGATTTACCCGGAAAAACAAAAACAGTATCGGCAGCCATGACGAACTATTCTATCGGTATTGAAGCTGATGGCTCGCCTGTAGGAGGAGAGCGTCTTGCTACAAGTTACAGTACTTACAAAATCAATCATTTATTAAGAGATAAGTACAACTGGGATGGTTACATTCTTACTGATTTCGGCATTCTTACCAGCAAGAATTATGGCGTAGAAGATCTTTCTTCCGTTGAAAAAAGGCTGGCAGTTTTGCAGGCAGGATGCGATGCTTTTGGAGGTGAAGGTGGAGAAGGACAGGCAAGTATTGATTTAGCGATGGAAGCTTATGAACTCGGAGTTACCGAACTGGGGCAAACTGAAATGGATGAGATCATGAAAAAATCGACAGAACGGATTCTCAGAACTCATTTCAATATCGGCATTGTTGATAATCCTTACCTCGATTTTAAAGAAGCAGAATCTACCTTCATGAAACCGGAACATATAGAGGCAGGGCACCAGGCGCATCTTAAATCGATTGTAATGTTGAAAAACAGCGATGGCATTATTCACAAGGCAACTCAACGCGCAAAAAAACCGAAGGTTTACATTCCACGGGTATTTGTTCCGGCAACCGGTGGGTGGACGAGGACACCTGCATCTGCTGATCCGGGATTCGATTTGGAAGCAGCCGAAAAATATTACGATGCAGTTACCGATGCTTTAGCTGAGACATACAGCGGTCCGGTTGATAGAGAAGGAAATCCAACACTTTCGCAAAATGATATAATACGGGCATCAAAACAAGAAATAGCTAATTGCGATTTTGCGATTGTAAGAATCAGTAATCCAAAAAACGGAAATCCAACATTTATGGAATCAGGTGGTATGCGAGATGGACCAGGATCGGAAAGCAGTATAACAGACCGAAAAGAATATACCTATCTGCCAATATCACTGCAATATCGTCCTTATATAGCAAATTCAGAATCCGTAAGAAAGGTGTCGCTTGGGGGAGACATGATAGAAGTAAAGGAGAATAGTATAAAAAAAGTAGTAAAGGAGAATCGATCGTATTTTGGAAAAACGGGAATTATAACCAACGAACCTCATTTAAATCTTGTGCTGAATACCGCAGCCGTAGCAAAAAAAACAATTGTCGTATTAGACATGTCAAATCCAATGGTTTTTACGGAATTTGAGAGTGAGATTGATGCAATATTAGTAGGATTTGGCGGAAACAGAGCAGCTAATGTTCCCGATAATGCATTCCTTGAAATCATTTCTGGTCAGCTAGAACCGTCAGGCTTGCTACCGCTTCAAATGCCGGCAAATATGGAAACAGTAGAGGCACAGTTTGAAGATGTGCCACGGGATATGGAGTGTCACGTGGATAGTGAGGGTAATCGTTATGACTTTGCATTCGGTTTGAATTGGTCGGGTGTAATTAAAGACGCACGCACTGCTAAGTACGATGTTGCCCCAATTATTGGCGAAACACCGTTTAAAAACTAA